From Nocardia sp. XZ_19_385, the proteins below share one genomic window:
- the hemC gene encoding hydroxymethylbilane synthase, whose amino-acid sequence MTQAQEIEGNVTTRGIWRIGTRGSLLALTQSGTVRDALIAAGHDAELVVVKTPGDLSSDPVATIGVGVFTSALRDELAAGNIDIAVHSYKDLPTAPDARFTIAAIPPREDPRDALVARDGLVLGELPAGSRVGTSAPRRAAQLRALGLGLNIVPLRGNLDTRLRKVAEGELDAVVVARAGLARIERTDAVTEALEPVQMLPAPAQGALAVECRSDDTALVEALTRLDDAATRAAITAERSLLAELEAGCTAPIGALAEVVESLDDDGRIFDELSLRACAAAIDGSDVIRASAVGSPQDAAELGRALARELLELGARELLSTAEPEIGSPTDFANPSPMENNQ is encoded by the coding sequence ATGACCCAAGCGCAGGAAATCGAGGGCAACGTGACAACCCGCGGCATTTGGCGCATCGGCACCCGTGGCAGCCTGCTGGCGCTGACCCAGTCCGGCACGGTGCGGGACGCGCTGATCGCCGCCGGTCACGACGCCGAACTCGTCGTGGTGAAGACACCCGGCGATCTGTCGTCGGACCCGGTCGCCACGATCGGCGTCGGCGTGTTCACCTCCGCGCTGCGCGACGAGCTGGCCGCCGGGAACATCGACATCGCGGTGCACTCCTACAAAGATCTGCCGACCGCGCCGGACGCGCGTTTCACCATCGCCGCCATCCCGCCCCGCGAGGATCCGCGCGACGCCCTGGTGGCCCGCGACGGACTGGTGCTCGGTGAACTCCCCGCCGGTTCCCGCGTCGGAACTTCCGCGCCGCGGCGGGCCGCGCAACTGCGGGCGCTGGGCCTGGGCCTGAACATCGTGCCGTTGCGCGGCAACCTCGATACCCGGCTGCGCAAGGTCGCCGAAGGTGAACTCGACGCGGTGGTCGTCGCCCGGGCCGGCCTGGCCCGGATCGAACGCACCGACGCGGTGACCGAGGCGCTGGAACCGGTGCAGATGCTGCCCGCTCCCGCCCAGGGCGCGCTCGCGGTCGAATGCCGCAGCGACGACACCGCCCTGGTCGAGGCGCTGACCAGGCTCGACGATGCCGCCACCCGTGCGGCCATCACCGCCGAGCGGAGCCTGCTCGCCGAACTGGAGGCCGGTTGCACGGCCCCGATCGGCGCGCTCGCCGAGGTCGTCGAATCGCTCGACGACGACGGCCGGATCTTCGACGAACTGTCGCTACGCGCGTGCGCGGCGGCCATCGACGGATCCGATGTAATTCGGGCCTCGGCCGTGGGTTCGCCGCAGGATGCGGCAGAGCTCGGCCGGGCACTCGCCCGTGAATTGCTGGAGCTGGGCGCGCGTGAGCTGCTCAGCACAGCCGAA
- a CDS encoding glutamyl-tRNA reductase, producing MSVLLVGISHRSAPVSVLEKVAIADADRPKLIDRMLESSHVSEAMIVSTCNRVEIYAVVDAFHGGLAEVGELLTKHSGMPLPDLTKHAYVRYSEAAAEHLFAVASGLDSMVIGEQQVLSQIRSAYATADAQQAVGRTLHELSQHALRVGKRVHSETGIDRAGASVVSVALDRARSVLGSIEGRTAVVVGAGAMGSLAVAHLSRAGIGRIIVVNRTMDRAQRLAATAGTYGVESSALELSRLTEAMAAADVVITCTGAVGAVVTLADTHRALSERDRVAASDRPLVFCDLGLPRDVEHAVAGLPGVTVIDIETLQRDPAAGAAADDTAAARSIVADELAKYLAGQRMAEVTPTVAALRQRAAEVVEAELLRLDSRLPALADPERDEVARTVRRVVDKLLHAPTVRVKQLASTPGGDSYAEALRELFELKPGAAQAVAAPMEISAMAGEPTLADDFTAGHLGDEEAQP from the coding sequence GTGAGTGTTCTTCTCGTCGGTATCTCGCATCGGAGTGCTCCGGTCTCCGTGCTGGAGAAGGTGGCGATCGCCGACGCCGACCGGCCCAAGCTGATCGACCGCATGCTGGAATCCAGCCATGTGTCCGAGGCGATGATCGTCTCCACCTGCAACCGCGTGGAGATCTACGCGGTGGTCGACGCCTTCCACGGTGGTCTCGCCGAGGTCGGCGAACTGCTCACCAAGCATTCGGGCATGCCGCTGCCGGATCTGACCAAGCACGCCTATGTCCGCTACAGCGAGGCCGCCGCCGAGCATCTGTTCGCGGTGGCCAGCGGCCTGGATTCGATGGTGATCGGCGAGCAGCAGGTGCTCAGCCAGATCCGCAGCGCCTATGCCACCGCCGATGCGCAGCAGGCGGTCGGCCGCACTTTGCACGAGCTGTCGCAGCACGCGCTGCGGGTCGGCAAGCGGGTGCATTCGGAGACCGGGATCGACCGGGCCGGTGCGTCGGTGGTGTCGGTGGCGCTGGATCGGGCGCGGTCGGTGCTGGGTTCGATCGAGGGCCGCACCGCGGTCGTGGTCGGTGCGGGCGCGATGGGAAGCCTTGCGGTGGCGCATCTTTCGCGTGCCGGCATCGGGCGGATCATCGTGGTGAACCGCACCATGGACCGGGCGCAGCGGCTCGCGGCGACCGCGGGCACCTACGGTGTCGAGTCCAGCGCGCTGGAACTTTCCCGGTTGACCGAGGCCATGGCCGCCGCCGATGTGGTGATCACCTGTACCGGCGCGGTCGGCGCCGTGGTGACGCTGGCCGATACGCACCGGGCGCTGTCCGAGCGCGATCGGGTCGCAGCTTCGGATCGTCCGCTCGTGTTCTGCGACCTCGGACTGCCCCGCGATGTGGAGCACGCGGTGGCGGGCCTGCCCGGCGTCACGGTCATCGATATCGAAACGCTGCAGCGTGATCCGGCCGCCGGTGCGGCGGCCGACGACACCGCCGCCGCGCGTTCGATCGTCGCCGACGAACTTGCCAAGTACCTGGCGGGCCAGCGCATGGCCGAGGTCACCCCGACCGTCGCGGCACTGCGTCAGCGTGCGGCCGAGGTGGTGGAAGCCGAACTGCTGCGGCTGGATTCGCGTCTGCCCGCGCTGGCCGATCCGGAACGCGACGAGGTCGCGCGCACGGTGCGCCGCGTGGTCGACAAGCTGTTGCACGCGCCGACGGTGCGAGTCAAGCAGCTCGCGTCGACGCCCGGCGGCGACAGCTACGCCGAAGCTTTGCGTGAACTGTTCGAGCTCAAACCCGGTGCGGCACAAGCTGTTGCGGCGCCGATGGAAATCTCCGCGATGGCCGGCGAGCCGACCCTGGCCGACGACTTCACGGCGGGGCATCTCGGTGACGAGGAGGCCCAGCCATGA
- a CDS encoding redox-sensing transcriptional repressor Rex, producing MTEQHEAPGGVSGRALQKPVATKAVPIKDIPQATVARLATYLRVLAMLADDGVLIVSSEELAVAAGVNSAKLRKDLSFLGPNGVRGVGYDVAKLRTRIEDVLGLSEGHRVVLVGAGNLGRALVGYGGFKRRGFAVVGVFDHDPAVIGLPVAGLLVRDVAELPAAVVHLEPTIAVITVPDAAAQDVCDLLVAAGLQSILSFSPSVLMAPETVEVRRVDLAVEMQMLSFERTRNLAEPEAGAEPAERPMALPVAHAGSGRIARRVPPAAHRALEHTKSSHQATEPSSKGSVVTP from the coding sequence GTGACAGAGCAGCATGAGGCGCCAGGCGGCGTCTCCGGCAGGGCTCTGCAGAAGCCGGTGGCCACCAAGGCTGTCCCGATCAAGGACATCCCGCAGGCCACCGTGGCGCGGTTGGCTACCTATCTCCGGGTCCTCGCCATGTTGGCCGATGACGGAGTACTCATCGTATCGAGTGAGGAACTCGCTGTCGCGGCGGGTGTCAATTCCGCCAAGTTGCGCAAGGATCTCTCCTTCCTCGGACCCAACGGCGTACGGGGTGTCGGCTATGACGTGGCCAAGTTGCGCACCAGGATCGAAGATGTGCTCGGACTCTCCGAAGGACATCGTGTGGTGCTCGTCGGCGCCGGGAACCTGGGCCGGGCCCTGGTCGGCTACGGCGGGTTCAAGCGGCGTGGCTTCGCCGTGGTCGGAGTGTTCGACCACGATCCCGCGGTGATCGGGCTGCCGGTCGCCGGGCTGCTGGTCCGCGACGTGGCCGAGCTGCCCGCCGCCGTCGTGCACCTCGAACCCACCATCGCGGTGATCACCGTCCCCGACGCCGCCGCGCAGGACGTCTGCGACCTGCTGGTCGCGGCCGGTTTGCAGTCCATTCTCAGCTTCTCTCCGTCGGTGCTGATGGCGCCGGAGACGGTGGAAGTCCGCCGGGTCGATCTCGCTGTCGAGATGCAGATGCTCTCCTTCGAACGTACGCGCAACCTTGCCGAGCCCGAGGCCGGCGCGGAGCCCGCGGAGCGACCGATGGCATTGCCCGTGGCGCACGCCGGGTCGGGCCGCATCGCCCGCCGCGTGCCGCCCGCCGCGCACCGGGCCCTCGAACACACGAAGTCCTCGCATCAGGCAACGGAGCCAAGCAGCAAGGGATCGGTGGTTACCCCGTGA
- a CDS encoding glutaredoxin family protein, which produces MTNPTHSVTLLTRAGCGLCGVALEQLRRICGEFGIEPQTLDVDEAAATDPGLRAEYGDRLPVVLLDGREHSYFDVDETRLRADLTS; this is translated from the coding sequence ATGACCAATCCCACACATTCGGTGACTTTGCTGACACGAGCGGGCTGTGGCCTGTGTGGCGTGGCTCTCGAGCAGCTGCGCCGGATTTGCGGCGAATTCGGCATCGAACCGCAGACGCTGGATGTCGACGAGGCCGCCGCCACCGACCCTGGCCTGCGCGCGGAGTACGGCGACCGGCTGCCGGTAGTGCTGCTCGACGGGCGCGAACACAGCTATTTCGACGTGGATGAAACCCGGCTGAGGGCCGATTTGACTAGCTGA
- a CDS encoding HAD family phosphatase, translating to MHDQLTRIPRSPFGPSEEEVRANLAGEASADAALTLHDAELAAETTEPEVPRDLTAAAFFDVDNTMVQGASIVHFARGLAARKYFKTSDLVDVAWKQVKFRVTGKENSADMLSGREKALAFIAGRSTAELAALGEEIYDEIIADKIWPGTRALAQMHLDAGQQVWLVTATPVELAQVIAKRLGLTGALGTVAESVDGQFTGRLVGDILHGLGKAHAVRTLAIREGLNLKRCTAYSDSHNDVPMLSLVGTAVAINPDSDLREVAKNRGWEIRDFRTGRKAAKIGVPTALALGAAGGAVAAAITRRRDH from the coding sequence CTGCACGATCAGCTCACCCGCATTCCGCGCAGCCCGTTCGGGCCCAGCGAGGAAGAGGTGCGCGCGAATCTGGCCGGTGAGGCCAGTGCCGACGCCGCGCTGACGCTGCACGATGCGGAGCTCGCGGCCGAGACCACCGAGCCGGAGGTGCCGCGCGATCTCACCGCCGCCGCGTTCTTCGACGTGGACAACACCATGGTGCAGGGCGCGTCCATCGTGCATTTCGCCCGTGGGCTGGCGGCCCGGAAATACTTCAAGACCTCCGATCTGGTGGATGTCGCCTGGAAACAGGTGAAATTCCGGGTCACCGGCAAGGAGAACAGCGCCGATATGCTTTCGGGGCGGGAAAAAGCGCTCGCCTTCATCGCGGGCCGCTCCACCGCCGAACTCGCCGCTCTAGGCGAGGAGATCTACGACGAGATCATCGCCGACAAGATCTGGCCGGGAACTCGCGCGCTGGCACAAATGCACCTGGATGCGGGCCAGCAGGTATGGCTGGTCACGGCGACTCCGGTCGAGCTGGCGCAGGTTATCGCCAAACGGCTCGGGCTCACCGGCGCGTTGGGCACGGTCGCCGAAAGCGTGGACGGCCAATTCACCGGCCGCCTCGTCGGCGACATCCTGCACGGCCTCGGCAAGGCACATGCGGTGCGCACCTTGGCCATTCGCGAAGGCCTGAACCTGAAGCGCTGTACCGCCTATTCCGACAGCCACAATGACGTTCCGATGCTGTCGCTGGTCGGCACCGCGGTCGCCATCAACCCCGATTCCGACCTCCGCGAAGTCGCGAAGAACCGGGGCTGGGAAATCCGTGACTTCCGCACCGGGCGCAAGGCCGCGAAGATCGGTGTCCCAACGGCTTTGGCACTCGGCGCGGCCGGCGGTGCAGTAGCCGCCGCCATCACCCGCCGCCGCGACCACTGA
- a CDS encoding lysophospholipid acyltransferase family protein, producing MNHVAKVIPLHDSNFEARPRATARRWPEPGESAPNQVTSLTERLAAAEPPEPQSLSNLVRGALGTGISRTADFARRRLTGDYQVDEFGFDEHLLESVILPALRPMSDLWFRVQVSGIENIPEVGGALLVANHAGTVPLDGLMLQLAIHDHHVKQRALRLLAADLIFELPMLGVLARKAGHTLACREDAERLLRAGELTGVFPEGFKGIGKHYSDRYKLQRFGRGGFVAAAVRTGAPIIPVSIVGSEEIYPKIADLKPLARLLGLPYFPVTPLFPHLGPLGALPLPSKWYIEFGEPIPTTGYDAEAADDPMTMFEVTDQVRETIQGTLYKLLTKRRNPFTG from the coding sequence ATGAACCACGTAGCGAAAGTCATCCCTCTCCACGATTCGAACTTCGAGGCCCGCCCGCGTGCGACGGCCCGTCGCTGGCCGGAGCCGGGTGAATCGGCGCCGAACCAGGTGACTTCGCTGACCGAACGGCTCGCGGCGGCGGAACCGCCGGAACCGCAGTCGCTGTCGAACCTGGTGCGGGGCGCGCTCGGCACCGGCATCAGCCGCACCGCCGACTTCGCGCGGCGCCGGCTCACCGGCGACTACCAGGTCGACGAGTTCGGTTTCGACGAGCACCTGCTGGAATCGGTGATCCTGCCCGCGCTGCGGCCGATGTCGGATCTGTGGTTCCGGGTGCAGGTCAGCGGCATCGAGAACATTCCCGAGGTGGGTGGCGCGCTGCTGGTGGCCAACCACGCCGGCACCGTCCCGCTGGACGGTCTGATGCTGCAGCTGGCGATCCACGACCACCACGTCAAGCAGCGTGCGCTGCGCCTGCTCGCCGCCGACCTGATCTTCGAGCTGCCGATGCTCGGTGTGCTGGCCCGCAAGGCCGGGCACACCCTGGCCTGCCGCGAGGACGCCGAAAGGCTGCTGCGCGCGGGCGAATTGACCGGCGTCTTCCCCGAGGGCTTCAAGGGCATCGGCAAGCACTACTCCGACCGCTACAAGCTGCAGCGTTTCGGCCGGGGCGGTTTCGTCGCCGCGGCGGTCCGCACCGGCGCTCCGATCATCCCGGTCTCGATCGTCGGCTCGGAGGAGATCTACCCGAAGATCGCCGACCTGAAGCCGCTGGCCCGCCTGCTCGGCCTCCCGTATTTCCCGGTCACCCCGCTGTTCCCGCACCTGGGACCGCTCGGCGCCCTCCCGCTGCCGTCCAAGTGGTACATCGAATTCGGCGAGCCGATCCCCACCACGGGTTACGACGCCGAAGCCGCCGACGACCCGATGACCATGTTCGAGGTCACCGACCAGGTCCGCGAAACCATCCAGGGCACGCTCTACAAGCTCCTGACGAAGCGCCGGAACCCCTTTACGGGATAA
- a CDS encoding NAD-dependent epimerase/dehydratase family protein, which yields MLVTGASRFFGGNVVAKLAQDPSIERILAVDTMTPSRELQRRMGRAELVRADIRNPLIRKVIDGNEVDTVVHAAMLTRPPSGSTRAVMKDHNVLGAMQLLAVCQKAPSVHRVVVRSTSAVYGCSPKDPAKFTEEMSARTPPKGGFARDLIEIEGFVRGLARRRPDISTSILRFAPIVGPRLAGRGVQYLRSPLAPTVFGRDARMQLLHEEDAVAALAQAARMAPGGTFNIAGDGALALSQAVRRAGRLELPLPFALFRTAGRTLMGPVMREFSGEQLDYFHFGCGLDTTRMRTELEFVPRWTTVQAFDDFIGGAASRPVFDPAWIDAAEKKLLGLLGAGTGAQS from the coding sequence GTGCTCGTGACGGGCGCCAGTCGCTTCTTCGGCGGCAATGTGGTGGCAAAGCTCGCGCAGGACCCTTCGATCGAGCGCATCCTCGCGGTCGACACCATGACGCCCAGCCGAGAGCTGCAGCGCCGCATGGGCCGCGCCGAACTCGTCCGCGCCGACATCCGAAATCCTTTGATCCGCAAGGTGATCGACGGCAACGAGGTGGACACCGTGGTGCACGCCGCGATGCTGACCCGGCCACCGTCCGGCAGCACCCGCGCGGTGATGAAGGACCACAACGTGCTCGGCGCGATGCAGCTGCTCGCGGTCTGCCAGAAGGCGCCCTCGGTGCACCGGGTGGTGGTGCGTTCCACCTCCGCGGTGTACGGCTGCAGCCCGAAGGACCCGGCGAAATTCACCGAGGAAATGAGCGCGCGCACGCCGCCGAAGGGCGGATTCGCGCGCGACCTGATCGAAATCGAAGGATTTGTGCGGGGTCTGGCCCGGCGGCGCCCCGATATTTCCACTTCGATATTGCGGTTCGCGCCGATCGTCGGTCCGCGGCTGGCCGGACGTGGCGTGCAGTATTTGCGTTCGCCGCTGGCGCCGACGGTTTTCGGGCGGGACGCGCGCATGCAGCTGCTGCACGAGGAAGACGCGGTCGCCGCGCTCGCGCAGGCCGCGCGGATGGCGCCCGGCGGCACCTTCAACATCGCCGGTGACGGTGCGCTGGCGCTGTCCCAGGCGGTACGGCGGGCGGGCCGGCTCGAGCTACCGCTGCCGTTCGCACTGTTCCGCACCGCGGGACGCACGCTGATGGGCCCGGTGATGCGGGAATTCAGCGGTGAACAGCTCGACTATTTCCATTTCGGTTGTGGCCTGGACACCACGCGGATGCGCACGGAACTCGAGTTCGTGCCGCGCTGGACCACTGTGCAGGCCTTCGACGACTTCATTGGGGGCGCAGCGTCGCGACCCGTCTTCGATCCCGCGTGGATCGATGCCGCAGAAAAGAAACTGCTCGGCCTGCTCGGGGCCGGTACGGGAGCACAGTCATGA
- a CDS encoding 30S ribosomal protein bS22 encodes MGSVIKKRRKRMSKKKHRKLLRRTRVQRRKLGK; translated from the coding sequence ATGGGTTCTGTGATCAAGAAGCGCCGCAAGCGCATGTCGAAGAAGAAGCACCGCAAGCTGCTTCGCCGTACGCGTGTTCAGCGGCGCAAACTCGGCAAGTGA
- a CDS encoding helix-turn-helix domain-containing protein has protein sequence MSANSSGSSPGSSGPSGSRSSAGQPLLGGGTQFLTVAEVANLMRVSKMTVYRLVHSGELPAVRVGRSFRVHAKAVHDYLETSYFDAG, from the coding sequence ATGTCTGCGAACAGCTCAGGCTCGTCACCAGGTTCGTCAGGCCCTTCGGGCAGCAGATCGAGTGCGGGGCAACCCCTGCTCGGTGGCGGCACGCAGTTCCTGACGGTCGCCGAGGTGGCCAACTTGATGCGTGTTTCGAAAATGACGGTCTACCGCTTGGTGCACTCGGGTGAACTACCCGCGGTGCGGGTGGGCCGGTCCTTCCGGGTGCATGCCAAAGCGGTGCACGACTATTTGGAGACGTCCTACTTCGACGCCGGTTGA
- the proC gene encoding pyrroline-5-carboxylate reductase, translated as MTRIAVIGGGRIGEALIAGLLESGRAGKDLVVVETHMDRAELIASRFGVRVTHSVADAAVGADLLVIAVKPGDVDGVLTQLGKADLNGGDKDQVLVSLAAGVPTARLEAKLPAGFPVVRVMPNTPMLVGQGMSVLAPGRYARAEQLELVTDVLASVGKVATVSETQMDAVTAVSGSGPAYFFLVVEAMVDAGVGLGLTRAVATQLVVQTMVGSAALLDESGQSAEELRAAVTSPAGTTAAALRELERGGVRSAFLEALHAAKARSAEQGSGDPGSAN; from the coding sequence ATGACGAGAATTGCGGTGATCGGTGGTGGCCGGATCGGGGAGGCGTTGATCGCCGGTTTGCTCGAGTCCGGGCGGGCGGGCAAGGACCTGGTCGTCGTGGAGACCCACATGGACCGGGCCGAGCTGATCGCGAGCCGCTTCGGCGTGCGGGTCACGCACTCGGTGGCGGACGCGGCGGTCGGGGCGGATCTGCTGGTGATCGCCGTCAAGCCCGGTGACGTGGATGGCGTGCTGACCCAGCTGGGCAAGGCCGATCTCAACGGCGGCGACAAGGACCAGGTGCTGGTGTCGCTGGCGGCGGGCGTGCCGACCGCGCGGCTGGAGGCCAAGCTGCCCGCGGGCTTCCCCGTGGTGCGGGTGATGCCGAATACGCCGATGCTGGTCGGCCAGGGCATGAGCGTGCTCGCTCCGGGCCGCTACGCGCGTGCTGAGCAGCTGGAGCTGGTCACCGACGTGCTGGCCTCGGTCGGCAAGGTCGCCACCGTCTCCGAGACGCAGATGGACGCGGTCACTGCGGTGTCGGGTTCCGGGCCCGCCTACTTCTTCCTGGTCGTCGAGGCCATGGTGGACGCCGGTGTCGGCCTCGGCCTGACCCGCGCCGTCGCCACCCAGCTGGTGGTGCAGACCATGGTCGGCTCGGCCGCGCTGCTCGACGAGTCCGGTCAGAGCGCCGAGGAGCTGCGCGCCGCGGTCACCTCCCCGGCCGGGACCACCGCCGCCGCCCTGCGTGAGCTGGAGCGCGGGGGCGTCCGGTCGGCCTTCCTGGAGGCGCTGCATGCGGCCAAGGCCCGCTCCGCCGAACAGGGCTCAGGGGACCCCGGCTCCGCGAATTAA
- a CDS encoding thioesterase family protein yields MPELTAALDAPFSQVCALTELGAPGRYTGVIDKTWTVGKKVHGGTMVAGSAAAATTFLRSTDPALTEMSPISASSDFLGAPEPGEVEYQVSIRKVGRQICLADAELIQGGRTCVRTAFTFGHIDDIDPLYAYEHSDMPAEPPADAIGYDAGSPMGSIVHVGQGAQVYIDREWARFLEGKQGEPRLRLWMRPFDGDQADPDVAMYFAMMAADMSPPVPMNLGHFGWAPTVQMTTYLRRRPAPGWLRIIASSHEVGGRMFDEDQLILDSTGAVVAQSRQLALMPLPR; encoded by the coding sequence ATGCCGGAGCTGACCGCTGCACTGGACGCCCCGTTCAGTCAGGTGTGCGCCCTGACCGAACTCGGTGCGCCCGGCCGCTACACGGGTGTCATCGACAAGACCTGGACCGTCGGCAAGAAGGTGCACGGCGGCACCATGGTGGCGGGCAGCGCCGCCGCGGCCACCACCTTCCTGCGCAGCACCGATCCGGCGCTGACCGAGATGTCTCCCATTTCGGCGAGCTCGGACTTCCTCGGCGCCCCGGAACCGGGCGAGGTCGAGTACCAGGTGTCCATCCGCAAGGTCGGCCGCCAGATCTGCCTGGCCGACGCCGAGCTGATCCAGGGCGGCCGCACCTGCGTGCGCACCGCGTTCACCTTCGGGCACATCGACGACATCGATCCGCTCTACGCCTACGAGCACTCCGACATGCCGGCCGAGCCGCCCGCCGACGCCATCGGCTACGACGCCGGCTCACCGATGGGCAGCATCGTGCACGTCGGGCAGGGCGCGCAGGTCTACATCGACCGCGAGTGGGCACGGTTCCTCGAAGGCAAGCAGGGTGAACCGCGGCTGCGACTGTGGATGCGCCCGTTCGACGGCGACCAGGCCGACCCCGATGTGGCGATGTACTTCGCCATGATGGCGGCCGACATGAGCCCGCCGGTCCCGATGAATCTGGGCCACTTCGGCTGGGCGCCGACCGTCCAGATGACCACCTACCTGCGCCGCAGGCCGGCGCCCGGCTGGTTGCGCATCATCGCCTCCAGCCACGAGGTCGGCGGTCGCATGTTCGACGAGGACCAGCTGATCCTCGACTCCACCGGAGCCGTTGTCGCACAGAGCCGCCAACTCGCGCTGATGCCCCTTCCCCGCTGA
- a CDS encoding sugar phosphate isomerase/epimerase, whose translation MGEHGPPGRGIKVGLSTASVYPQNTEAAFRYAAEIGYDGVELMVWAEPASQSLAIVQSYVRKYDVPVLAVHAPCLLISQRVWGSDPIAKLERSVHTAEALGASSVVVHPPFRWQRRYAEGFAEQVAELEEHSPVIVAVENMFPMRADTLFGRGANSAKRLERRGGPGWGLTAFSPSYDPTDTGFRHYTLDLSHTATAGTDTLALATRMGSGLAHLHLADGRGAAHDEHLVPGDGTQPCAEVCAMLVRSGFSGHAVAEINTQNARTTAERAAMLRRTLEFARVHLNGHAPAAAATHPRADFL comes from the coding sequence GTGGGTGAGCACGGCCCACCGGGGCGGGGCATCAAAGTAGGCCTGTCCACGGCCTCGGTGTACCCGCAGAACACCGAGGCGGCGTTCCGCTACGCGGCCGAAATCGGTTATGACGGTGTGGAATTGATGGTGTGGGCGGAGCCGGCCAGCCAGAGCCTGGCCATCGTGCAGTCCTACGTCCGTAAGTACGACGTGCCGGTGCTGGCGGTGCACGCGCCGTGTCTGCTGATCTCGCAACGGGTTTGGGGTTCGGACCCGATCGCGAAGCTGGAGCGCAGCGTGCACACCGCCGAGGCCCTGGGGGCGAGCAGCGTCGTGGTGCATCCGCCGTTCCGCTGGCAGCGCCGCTACGCCGAGGGTTTCGCCGAGCAGGTGGCCGAGCTCGAGGAGCACAGCCCGGTCATCGTCGCGGTGGAGAACATGTTCCCGATGCGCGCCGACACCTTGTTCGGGCGCGGCGCGAATTCCGCCAAGCGGCTGGAGCGCCGCGGCGGACCGGGCTGGGGCTTAACGGCTTTCAGCCCGTCCTACGACCCGACCGATACCGGTTTCCGGCACTACACCCTGGACTTGTCGCATACCGCGACCGCGGGCACCGACACCCTCGCGCTGGCCACCCGGATGGGTTCGGGTCTGGCCCATCTGCATCTGGCCGACGGCCGCGGCGCCGCGCACGACGAGCACCTGGTCCCGGGCGACGGCACCCAGCCGTGCGCCGAGGTGTGCGCCATGCTGGTGCGCTCCGGGTTCTCCGGTCACGCGGTCGCCGAGATCAACACCCAGAACGCCCGCACCACCGCCGAGCGCGCCGCGATGCTGCGCCGCACGCTGGAGTTCGCCCGCGTCCATCTCAACGGCCACGCACCGGCTGCCGCTGCTACCCATCCGCGCGCCGACTTCCTCTGA
- a CDS encoding Ppx/GppA phosphatase family protein, which translates to MRLGVLDVGSNTVHLLVVDAHRGGHPMPMSSTKATLRLSENMDDAGRITVQGAGRLISTVAEFASIADTSGCVELMPFATSALREAKNSDEVLARVRAETGVDLQVLSGVDEARLTFLAVRRWYGWSAGRILNLDIGGGSLEMSNGGDEAPDVSLSLQLGAGRLTRDWLHEDPPGKRRVAVLRDWLDAELVAPSKQLLEVGKPDLAVGTSKTFRSLARLTGAAPSAAGLRVRRTLTASGLRQLIGFISRMTAADRAELEGVSSDRSRQLVAGALVAEASMRALSLESLEICPWALREGLILRKLDTDMNGGPRATHLPSAGGAALPGPFAAPDSTEVVSS; encoded by the coding sequence GTGCGGCTCGGTGTGCTCGATGTGGGATCCAATACCGTCCATCTGCTGGTGGTGGACGCGCACCGTGGCGGCCATCCGATGCCCATGAGCTCGACAAAGGCGACATTGCGCCTGTCGGAGAACATGGACGACGCGGGCCGGATCACCGTCCAGGGGGCTGGGCGCCTGATCTCCACGGTGGCCGAATTCGCCAGCATCGCCGACACTTCCGGGTGTGTCGAGCTGATGCCGTTCGCCACCTCCGCGTTGCGCGAAGCCAAGAATTCCGATGAGGTGCTGGCCCGGGTCCGGGCCGAGACGGGCGTCGACCTGCAGGTCCTGTCCGGTGTCGACGAGGCCCGCCTGACATTCCTGGCGGTCCGCCGCTGGTACGGCTGGAGCGCCGGGCGCATCCTCAACCTCGATATCGGCGGCGGCTCCCTGGAAATGAGCAACGGCGGCGACGAGGCGCCCGATGTGTCGCTCTCGCTGCAACTCGGCGCCGGACGGTTGACCAGGGACTGGCTGCACGAGGATCCGCCGGGCAAGCGTCGCGTCGCGGTGCTGCGCGACTGGCTCGACGCCGAACTGGTCGCGCCGTCGAAACAGCTGCTCGAAGTGGGGAAACCGGATCTCGCGGTCGGCACCTCCAAGACTTTCCGATCACTGGCGCGGCTGACCGGAGCCGCACCCTCTGCCGCGGGCCTGCGAGTGCGTCGTACACTCACCGCTTCAGGTCTGCGCCAACTGATTGGGTTCATCTCACGGATGACGGCCGCGGACCGTGCAGAATTGGAAGGCGTAAGTTCCGATCGGTCACGGCAATTGGTGGCTGGCGCATTGGTCGCGGAGGCGAGTATGCGTGCACTATCGCTGGAATCTCTCGAGATTTGTCCGTGGGCGCTGCGGGAAGGACTCATCCTGCGCAAACTGGATACCGATATGAACGGCGGACCCAGGGCGACGCACCTGCCATCGGCCGGCGGCGCTGCGCTGCCCGGCCCGTTCGCGGCGCCGGATTCGACAGAAGTGGTGTCGTCATGA